One Embleya scabrispora DNA segment encodes these proteins:
- a CDS encoding sigma-70 family RNA polymerase sigma factor, with protein MGGCSGRDRVCDEREDLVADKAGAARELRCPGGFDDFFRTEYRRLVQALMLMEGACRADAEEWVAHAMAKLFERWNLPESDPDYVRHPRAYAMKTAKNRCKNERRRAQTIPLDDVEPVSQADESALTALEDRQFVSNVLEGLSPAQRQVMHLIAEGYPPTEIAEILRKTPNNVRQIAHQSRKLLRLRWETPTTGSPKGEEEEQ; from the coding sequence ATGGGCGGCTGCTCGGGGAGGGACCGGGTGTGCGATGAGCGGGAAGATCTCGTTGCGGACAAGGCCGGTGCGGCTCGGGAACTGCGCTGTCCGGGCGGCTTCGACGACTTCTTCCGCACCGAATACCGGCGGCTCGTGCAGGCGTTGATGCTCATGGAGGGGGCCTGTCGAGCCGATGCGGAGGAGTGGGTCGCGCACGCGATGGCAAAGCTCTTCGAACGCTGGAACCTCCCGGAGTCGGACCCCGACTACGTGCGTCATCCGCGGGCCTACGCGATGAAGACGGCGAAGAACCGGTGCAAGAACGAGCGGCGCCGCGCGCAGACCATCCCGCTGGACGACGTCGAGCCGGTGTCGCAGGCCGACGAATCGGCGTTGACGGCCTTGGAGGACCGGCAGTTCGTCTCGAACGTCCTCGAAGGTCTGTCCCCGGCGCAGCGGCAGGTGATGCACTTGATCGCCGAGGGCTATCCGCCGACGGAGATCGCCGAGATCCTTCGCAAAACGCCCAACAACGTCCGGCAGATCGCCCATCAGAGCAGGAAGCTGCTGCGCCTGCGATGGGAGACCCCGACAACCGGTTCGCCCAAGGGAGAGGAGGAAGAGCAGTGA
- a CDS encoding tetratricopeptide repeat protein, translating to MTRDDEHSVAEFLRERLNSIGDIVEEHITDEGLEARLRRLKDRAGKRDPGGPAGFHGRHALVEDLLAWTRGFRQRPTVLTGPGGAGKTSVAEALAERVRARGDRAWWISAVDPVTMSRDLTVVARRLGGAPHDLRAIARGAADAADRFWRLLDDATPGWLVVFDEADDPRALAVGNSPAGIQDASGWVRSSSHGAALVTTRESDPRMWRAARLVTVGGLEESDAARILRELAPAAGDEEQARALARRLEGHPLRLHLAGRHLRSQAARGGTFAAYAQTLGGAADPHPDGRPAAVSTGVPTARVLELSLSGLAQRGIPQARPVLHLAGCYASTTIPAGLLDTDLLDGLFAAQGDAAPGSRRLDEALRGLREVGLIRGGSEGDIAVHPVIAAAGRGGLDGPDPYSERIRHTAIALLAADVDRLPYDRPAAWPEHLRLGPHLLSLLETTAGRVDRAHLVRLMETTARMAKAFNRSGAGRPGSVLCERALAHGATLGDAHPAVLRVRHQLAWAIADRGDLAEAEVLYRDVLRIRLREFGAEHPDVFDSRHELAWIAGCREAWAEAEEGYRLVLRDGVRVLDRDDPRVLTTRHELAWAIANQDDRLGEAREAFGAVLADRLRVLGPEHPQTMATRHELAWIVARQGEWEAAEARYRELLDLRVRILGEDDPGTMLTRHELAWIAARRGRAAEAEAGYEDVLDRRRRVLGEDHPQTRATREALDELRHGRIVDARHLA from the coding sequence GTGACCCGCGATGACGAGCACAGCGTGGCCGAGTTCCTGCGGGAACGGCTGAACTCCATCGGTGACATCGTCGAGGAGCACATCACCGACGAGGGCTTGGAGGCCCGGCTGCGGCGACTCAAGGACAGGGCCGGGAAGCGTGATCCCGGGGGGCCGGCCGGATTCCACGGTCGCCACGCGCTGGTCGAGGACTTGCTGGCGTGGACGCGCGGATTCCGGCAGCGGCCCACGGTGCTGACCGGACCCGGCGGTGCGGGCAAGACGTCCGTGGCCGAGGCCCTGGCCGAGCGCGTCCGGGCCCGGGGGGATCGGGCGTGGTGGATCTCGGCCGTCGATCCGGTCACGATGTCGCGCGATCTGACGGTGGTGGCACGGCGGTTGGGCGGAGCTCCGCACGACCTGCGGGCGATCGCCCGGGGCGCGGCGGATGCCGCCGATCGCTTCTGGCGGCTGCTCGACGACGCAACTCCCGGGTGGCTGGTCGTGTTCGACGAGGCCGACGACCCCCGAGCGTTGGCCGTCGGAAACTCGCCCGCCGGCATCCAGGACGCGTCGGGCTGGGTGCGTTCGTCTTCGCACGGTGCGGCGCTGGTCACCACCCGGGAGAGCGATCCGCGGATGTGGCGGGCGGCCCGCCTGGTGACCGTCGGCGGGCTGGAGGAGAGTGACGCCGCCCGGATACTGCGCGAACTGGCACCGGCGGCGGGCGACGAGGAGCAGGCGCGGGCGTTGGCACGCCGCCTGGAGGGGCACCCGCTGAGGCTGCATCTGGCGGGACGTCACCTGCGTTCGCAGGCCGCCCGAGGGGGCACGTTCGCCGCCTACGCGCAAACGCTCGGTGGAGCGGCCGATCCCCACCCGGACGGACGTCCTGCCGCAGTGTCCACCGGAGTACCGACGGCCCGGGTCCTGGAACTCTCCCTGTCCGGACTGGCGCAGCGGGGAATCCCCCAGGCGCGGCCGGTGCTGCACCTGGCCGGCTGCTATGCCTCCACCACGATCCCGGCCGGCCTGCTCGACACCGACCTCCTGGACGGTCTGTTCGCCGCCCAGGGCGACGCCGCCCCCGGGAGCCGGCGCCTGGACGAAGCGCTGCGCGGGCTGCGGGAGGTCGGCCTGATCCGGGGCGGCTCCGAGGGTGATATCGCCGTGCATCCCGTGATCGCCGCGGCCGGCCGGGGCGGCCTGGACGGGCCGGACCCGTACTCGGAGCGGATCCGGCACACCGCGATCGCCCTTCTCGCCGCCGATGTGGACCGCCTGCCCTACGACCGGCCGGCGGCCTGGCCGGAACACCTGCGGCTCGGCCCCCACCTGCTGAGTCTGCTGGAGACCACGGCCGGACGGGTGGACCGAGCACACCTCGTCCGGCTCATGGAGACCACGGCCCGGATGGCCAAGGCCTTCAACCGCAGCGGCGCCGGCCGGCCGGGGAGTGTCCTGTGCGAGCGCGCACTGGCCCACGGCGCCACCCTGGGCGACGCGCATCCCGCGGTGCTGCGGGTACGGCACCAGTTGGCCTGGGCGATCGCGGACCGGGGCGACCTGGCCGAGGCGGAAGTCCTGTACCGGGACGTGCTCCGCATCCGACTGCGGGAGTTCGGTGCCGAGCACCCGGATGTTTTCGACAGCCGCCACGAACTGGCCTGGATCGCCGGCTGCCGGGAGGCATGGGCCGAGGCGGAGGAGGGGTATCGGCTCGTCCTCCGCGACGGCGTCCGCGTCCTGGACCGGGACGATCCCCGCGTCCTCACCACACGGCACGAGCTCGCCTGGGCGATCGCCAACCAGGACGACCGGCTCGGCGAGGCCCGCGAAGCCTTCGGGGCCGTCCTCGCGGACCGTCTGCGGGTGCTCGGTCCCGAACACCCGCAGACCATGGCCACGCGTCACGAACTCGCCTGGATCGTCGCCCGGCAGGGCGAGTGGGAGGCGGCCGAGGCCCGCTACCGCGAACTCCTCGACCTGCGCGTGCGGATCCTCGGTGAGGACGATCCCGGCACGATGCTCACCCGCCACGAGCTCGCCTGGATCGCGGCCCGCCGGGGCCGCGCGGCGGAGGCGGAGGCCGGCTACGAGGACGTTCTGGACCGCCGCCGCCGGGTCCTGGGCGAGGACCACCCCCAGACGCGGGCGACCCGGGAGGCACTGGACGAACTCCGGCACGGCCGGATCGTCGACGCCCGCCACCTTGCCTGA
- a CDS encoding SDR family NAD(P)-dependent oxidoreductase: MPGVPRLHRRRPRRRPPVTGHRTPNSTRPKDWGRGSSGREGSGKRDAGTCGTGRSGHRGGRWDRLRHRTRDAAAVRALADAALAGFGRIDVVCNNAGVWTLNRQWETELADWRWVVDVNLWGVVHGVRTFVPLMLAQPEGGHIVNTASMGGLIGGAMTGPYGATKHAIVGLTKGLRAELAGTAVGVSLLCPGKVRSEMLDRVDGRPATDADDEAPDDGRATPSARDVLDAMRRSQAGAMSAAEAGEQVAAAIREDRFWVLPGADAHVPLVRAEFDELIGAFESMSADG; this comes from the coding sequence GTGCCTGGCGTGCCGCGACTCCATCGCCGGAGGCCCCGTCGACGCCCTCCCGTGACCGGTCACCGGACACCGAATTCGACAAGGCCGAAAGACTGGGGGAGAGGGTCGTCCGGACGGGAAGGAAGCGGGAAGCGGGATGCGGGAACTTGCGGGACGGGTCGGAGTGGTCACCGGGGCGGCCGGTGGGATCGGCTACGGCATCGCACGCGGGACGCGGCTGCCGTCCGGGCCCTCGCGGATGCCGCACTGGCCGGCTTCGGACGGATCGACGTCGTCTGCAACAACGCCGGGGTGTGGACGCTGAACAGGCAGTGGGAGACCGAACTCGCCGACTGGCGGTGGGTCGTGGACGTCAATCTGTGGGGCGTCGTGCACGGCGTGCGCACGTTCGTTCCGCTGATGCTCGCGCAGCCGGAGGGCGGGCACATCGTGAACACCGCGTCGATGGGCGGCTTGATCGGCGGCGCGATGACCGGACCCTACGGCGCAACGAAACACGCGATCGTCGGCCTCACCAAGGGACTTCGCGCCGAACTCGCCGGAACCGCGGTCGGGGTGTCGCTGCTGTGTCCGGGCAAGGTGCGGTCCGAGATGCTCGACCGGGTCGACGGCCGCCCCGCTACGGACGCCGACGACGAGGCGCCCGACGACGGGCGCGCGACTCCGTCCGCCCGGGACGTGCTCGACGCGATGCGCAGGTCGCAGGCGGGGGCGATGAGCGCCGCGGAGGCCGGCGAACAGGTCGCCGCGGCGATCCGGGAGGACAGGTTCTGGGTGCTGCCGGGCGCCGATGCCCACGTGCCCTTGGTGCGGGCGGAGTTCGACGAACTCATCGGCGCGTTCGAATCGATGTCGGCCGACGGATGA
- a CDS encoding bifunctional 3-phenylpropionate/cinnamic acid dioxygenase ferredoxin subunit: MSEYNREPWIRAGRVDEFPEDQAVRLDTTPPVSVFRSGGELFCVDDTCTHEDFSLADGWVEDGAVECPLHLAKFCLRTGAALAAPAFRPLATHEVRVDGTDVYVRIGRDPEGAGRGVA; this comes from the coding sequence ATGAGCGAATACAACCGGGAGCCGTGGATCCGAGCCGGTCGGGTCGACGAGTTCCCCGAGGACCAGGCCGTGCGGCTGGACACCACCCCACCGGTGTCGGTGTTCCGCTCCGGGGGCGAGCTGTTCTGCGTCGACGACACCTGCACCCACGAGGACTTCTCCCTCGCGGACGGCTGGGTGGAGGACGGCGCGGTGGAATGTCCGCTGCACCTGGCGAAGTTCTGCCTGCGCACCGGTGCGGCGCTCGCCGCACCGGCGTTTCGGCCGCTGGCCACACACGAGGTACGGGTCGACGGCACGGACGTGTACGTGCGCATCGGCCGGGACCCGGAAGGGGCCGGCCGTGGGGTGGCTTGA
- a CDS encoding polyprenyl synthetase family protein, which produces MNDALIAALHRATGHQQRFEARFAAYFDTLTDPASGALDLPPHGAFPRQALDLVRELSLRGGKRLRVALLHEAAALVTHESVPGLDDAAVSIELLHTHGLIHDDIIDDAPVRRGGPSTYYAYRDRFPDRPDVALALAVLAGDLAAFLSMRVLLAADLPPARIPAMAAVPAEAGAAMINGQILDLERDFHPAAGIGFLHTVTEYKSTRYSVLAPLRLGLLAAGADIALYEGELRAYATAVGIANQIHDDWLDLFGDSAALGKPLGSDIRTGRRSYVVRALLAAADDAERKVLDAVLGDPACDDDALDRIRRIARAHGIDSSLRADAEHHARQAAAQAGTWGHRWRPDAVAFFEHLPAWSVMRDR; this is translated from the coding sequence GTGAACGACGCCCTTATCGCCGCCCTGCACCGCGCGACCGGCCACCAACAGCGGTTCGAAGCCCGCTTCGCGGCCTATTTCGACACCCTGACCGATCCGGCGAGCGGCGCCCTGGACCTGCCGCCACACGGCGCGTTTCCCCGCCAGGCTCTCGACCTGGTACGCGAGTTGTCGCTGCGCGGCGGCAAACGCCTTCGGGTCGCGCTGCTGCACGAGGCGGCCGCCCTGGTCACGCACGAGTCGGTGCCCGGGCTCGACGATGCCGCCGTGAGCATCGAACTCCTGCACACCCACGGCCTGATCCACGACGACATCATCGACGACGCACCCGTACGCCGAGGCGGCCCATCCACCTACTACGCCTACCGCGACCGATTCCCCGACCGGCCCGACGTCGCCCTCGCCCTGGCCGTCCTCGCCGGTGACCTGGCCGCGTTCCTGTCCATGCGCGTCCTGCTCGCCGCCGACCTGCCACCCGCCCGCATCCCGGCCATGGCCGCCGTCCCCGCCGAGGCCGGGGCCGCCATGATCAACGGGCAAATCCTGGACCTGGAACGCGACTTCCATCCCGCCGCCGGCATCGGGTTCCTGCACACCGTCACCGAGTACAAGTCGACCCGCTACTCGGTGCTCGCCCCGCTGCGGCTGGGCCTGCTCGCCGCCGGCGCCGACATCGCTTTGTACGAGGGCGAACTGCGCGCCTACGCCACCGCGGTGGGCATCGCCAACCAGATCCACGACGACTGGCTCGACCTCTTCGGCGACTCGGCAGCCCTCGGCAAACCGCTCGGATCCGACATCCGTACCGGGCGACGCAGCTACGTCGTCCGGGCCCTGCTGGCGGCGGCGGACGACGCCGAACGCAAGGTGCTGGACGCGGTCCTGGGAGATCCGGCCTGCGACGACGACGCCCTCGACCGGATCCGCCGGATCGCACGCGCTCACGGCATCGACAGCAGCCTGCGAGCCGACGCCGAGCACCACGCGCGCCAAGCGGCGGCGCAGGCCGGCACGTGGGGTCACCGATGGCGGCCGGACGCCGTGGCGTTCTTCGAACACCTGCCGGCCTGGTCCGTCATGCGCGATCGGTAG
- a CDS encoding AAC(3) family N-acetyltransferase, producing the protein MIPAEHLGKATDELLPPDRPVMLHASLRSFGAPVVGGADALLDALLASGRTVLVPSFTERHFELAAPAALRPARNGIDYATLPDATAPLPESAAYTVDCGLIGPGLGVLPAALIRRPEVVRGTHPLNSFAALGPLADTLISAQSPTDVYGPIRELAAHEGLILLVGVGLNRMTALHLAEQRSGRTLFRRWARGADGRVTMFEVGSCSEGFPRLEPTLHPYARSVAVGASRWRAYPARETLAAATAAIVADQGITRCPDSGCLACRDSIAGGPVDALP; encoded by the coding sequence ATGATCCCGGCCGAACATCTCGGCAAGGCGACCGACGAACTGCTACCGCCGGATCGTCCGGTCATGCTGCACGCCTCGCTGCGCTCCTTCGGAGCACCCGTCGTCGGTGGCGCGGACGCCCTGCTGGACGCGCTGCTGGCGAGCGGCCGCACGGTCCTGGTGCCGAGTTTCACCGAACGCCACTTCGAGCTGGCCGCCCCCGCCGCCTTGCGCCCCGCGCGCAATGGCATCGACTACGCCACGCTCCCCGACGCCACGGCGCCCCTCCCGGAAAGTGCCGCGTACACCGTCGACTGCGGGCTCATCGGCCCGGGCCTGGGGGTGCTGCCGGCGGCCTTGATCCGCCGCCCCGAAGTCGTGCGCGGTACGCATCCGCTCAATTCGTTCGCCGCGCTCGGCCCCCTGGCGGACACACTGATCTCGGCGCAGAGCCCCACCGACGTGTACGGTCCGATCCGCGAACTGGCCGCCCACGAGGGGCTGATCCTCCTGGTCGGGGTGGGACTCAATCGTATGACGGCGCTTCATCTGGCCGAACAGCGGTCGGGACGAACCCTGTTCCGGCGCTGGGCCCGGGGCGCCGACGGCCGGGTGACCATGTTCGAGGTCGGATCCTGCTCCGAGGGATTCCCACGGCTGGAACCGACCCTGCACCCCTACGCGCGCAGCGTGGCCGTCGGCGCCTCGCGGTGGCGTGCCTACCCCGCGCGGGAGACGCTCGCCGCCGCGACCGCGGCCATCGTCGCCGACCAGGGCATCACCCGCTGCCCCGACAGCGGGTGCCTGGCGTGCCGCGACTCCATCGCCGGAGGCCCCGTCGACGCCCTCCCGTGA
- the hcaB gene encoding 3-(cis-5,6-dihydroxycyclohexa-1,3-dien-1-yl)propanoate dehydrogenase, whose product MGWLEGSSVLVTGGGSGVGRAVVVRFVAEGARVVVLDRSAERLAELAAEWGDSVRTVVGDVTRYEDHVRACACAEEAFGGLDTFVGNAGLWDFARSLTDTPAEILAAGFDELFAVNVKGYLLGAKAAVPLLRRSRGSIVLTLSNASFYPGPGGGPVYTAAKHAGLGLVRQLAYELAPDIRVNAVAPGPMATGLSGPKAMGLADTTIAREVPIDRIVTERSALGVAVRAEDGVGAYVLLAARESATTTGAVIDISTTGIPRRHTSSAAPAG is encoded by the coding sequence GTGGGGTGGCTTGAGGGTTCGTCGGTCCTGGTCACCGGCGGCGGGTCCGGTGTCGGTCGGGCCGTCGTCGTACGCTTCGTCGCCGAGGGCGCGCGGGTGGTCGTGCTGGATCGGTCCGCCGAACGACTGGCCGAACTCGCCGCCGAATGGGGCGATTCGGTCCGTACCGTGGTCGGCGACGTGACCCGCTACGAGGATCACGTGCGCGCGTGTGCGTGCGCCGAGGAGGCGTTCGGCGGCTTGGACACCTTCGTCGGCAACGCCGGACTGTGGGACTTCGCCCGGTCGTTGACCGACACGCCCGCCGAGATCCTGGCGGCCGGCTTCGACGAATTGTTCGCGGTCAACGTCAAGGGCTATCTCTTGGGCGCCAAAGCCGCGGTACCGCTGCTGCGCAGGTCACGCGGCAGCATCGTGCTCACTCTGTCCAACGCCTCGTTCTACCCGGGCCCCGGGGGTGGCCCGGTGTACACGGCGGCCAAGCACGCGGGGCTGGGCCTGGTCCGGCAGCTTGCCTACGAACTCGCTCCGGACATCCGGGTGAACGCGGTCGCCCCCGGCCCGATGGCGACCGGTCTGAGCGGGCCGAAGGCGATGGGATTGGCGGATACCACGATCGCGCGGGAGGTGCCCATCGACCGCATCGTGACCGAGCGGTCCGCGCTCGGCGTGGCGGTGCGCGCCGAGGACGGCGTCGGAGCGTACGTGCTGCTCGCCGCGCGGGAGTCGGCGACCACGACGGGAGCCGTGATCGACATCAGCACGACCGGTATCCCGCGCCGGCACACCTCTTCCGCGGCGCCGGCCGGGTGA
- a CDS encoding NAD(P)/FAD-dependent oxidoreductase, translating into MGDETHHHVIVGGSAAGISAAVALRRHGFAGNVTVVEAGGELPYERPPLSKALAGGEHAFLHAILPRQAYAEQRITLLSATRVLALDPDRRAVELDDGRTLYADRVLLATGVLPRTLPVPGAELPGVVTLRDVRDARALAARLRAGGPVVVVGGGFIGLEVAAVARGVGLDVTVVETGARPLAGPLGPELAARVTTLHERAGVRLRTGASVSAFIGRTHVTGVRLTGGQVLPAATVVVGIGVRPDTALAEAAGVLCEDGIVVDRHCHTSVPWILAAGDATNQSHPHLPARGRIEHWDNAVRQGAVAGAVLAGVPESHTALPYFYSEQYGRTLQMYGRAAAGDEFVLRAEAADPVDPTDPAGGFLGFWTRAGVLVAAAGLDRPRELRAARALIERRVPVAAAALASPATDLRALAQPAAKAS; encoded by the coding sequence ATGGGCGACGAGACGCATCACCATGTCATCGTCGGAGGGAGCGCGGCCGGCATCTCCGCCGCTGTCGCACTGCGCCGGCACGGCTTCGCCGGGAACGTCACGGTCGTCGAGGCGGGGGGCGAACTCCCTTATGAGCGACCGCCGTTGTCGAAGGCGTTGGCGGGCGGCGAACACGCCTTCCTGCATGCGATCCTGCCCCGGCAGGCGTACGCCGAGCAACGCATCACCCTGCTGTCGGCCACCCGCGTCCTGGCCTTGGACCCCGACCGGCGCGCCGTCGAACTCGACGACGGGCGGACGCTGTACGCCGATCGGGTTCTGCTGGCCACCGGCGTGTTGCCGCGCACCCTGCCGGTGCCCGGCGCGGAACTGCCCGGCGTAGTGACCCTGCGGGACGTGCGCGACGCCCGGGCGCTCGCTGCCCGGTTGCGCGCGGGCGGGCCGGTGGTCGTGGTGGGCGGCGGCTTCATCGGCCTGGAGGTCGCGGCGGTCGCGCGCGGGGTCGGCCTGGACGTCACCGTGGTCGAGACGGGCGCCCGGCCGCTGGCGGGCCCGCTCGGTCCGGAGTTGGCCGCCCGGGTGACCACGCTGCACGAGCGGGCCGGGGTACGGCTGCGGACCGGGGCGTCGGTGAGCGCGTTCATCGGCCGAACCCACGTCACCGGGGTCCGCCTGACCGGCGGGCAGGTGCTGCCCGCCGCGACGGTCGTGGTCGGCATCGGGGTGCGACCCGACACCGCACTTGCCGAAGCCGCCGGGGTGTTGTGCGAGGACGGCATCGTCGTCGATCGGCACTGCCACACCAGCGTGCCGTGGATTCTCGCCGCGGGCGACGCCACGAACCAGTCGCATCCGCACCTGCCGGCCCGTGGCCGGATCGAGCACTGGGACAACGCCGTTCGGCAGGGCGCGGTCGCCGGCGCCGTGCTCGCGGGTGTCCCGGAGAGCCACACCGCGCTGCCCTACTTCTACTCCGAGCAGTACGGCCGGACCCTACAGATGTACGGACGCGCCGCCGCCGGCGACGAGTTCGTCCTGCGCGCCGAGGCCGCGGACCCGGTGGACCCGACGGATCCGGCCGGCGGCTTCCTCGGCTTCTGGACCCGCGCGGGCGTCCTGGTCGCCGCCGCCGGCCTGGACCGTCCTCGCGAACTGCGCGCGGCACGCGCGCTCATCGAGCGTCGTGTGCCGGTGGCCGCCGCCGCGCTGGCCTCCCCCGCCACCGACCTGCGGGCACTGGCCCAACCCGCCGCGAAGGCATCGTGA